A genome region from Salvia splendens isolate huo1 chromosome 19, SspV2, whole genome shotgun sequence includes the following:
- the LOC121779292 gene encoding uncharacterized protein LOC121779292 produces MDSVDDVPRSPPFLTGGNAQELVSGSVRRPPVGNRRDNGGPPRPPPRGETSAAAQQRPTMGTIDPFTQGFDRIMERFDQLEVRVNSLESPHAREIDPPDDDYDSEDREYADYRELEEAQRGPNPRHRLLGFRDRRGARGGRRGSISRREDQRRGDWWQHEGPGDNRMVPYQPRRLSNWDPPAARQQGWRDPRRRASCWDPPVPRDRGHYQQGPESHHGVKMRAPHFDESDATNWISRVEYYFDHIMMPDEDRLHYVVMLFDPPAAEWIFNYRNNNRYVTWTEFLEDVRHRFDPQSFRNYIGPLAKLVQTGSVAEYHDTFEKYLNRVEGVPDYILIPVFIEGLKMPIQEKVELQQPQSLAEAMALALRLAANQDQRYQQTASQKRQWPARDTRQPAMLPPASGGSSSQAPKSGQQPPEQQRPRFTPIRVSNAEKSERSRKGLCWHCPEKYTPGHVCATRLLCYVGDEDWEGSGQELEDQPQDEELITEDISHLHSLTGGNRSVPFQVEGDLGVTRVRILIDTGSTHNFVHSRFAENLKLQLSSIRPFRVYVGNGSSLICSHIARGTKLSIQGTAFLTDLHILDVHGWDVILGMDWLESLGRISADFVGKTLEFKRDNKTVILQGSRPGPQQISLHCLALLTASSSTHEFYEIVALAPDDAASTTDFPPDVPEECRLVLEAHKAVFDVPGGMPPPRPFDHRIHLLPGTKPVNVRPYRYPYFQKNEIERQVKDMLSQGIIQRSQSPFSSPVLLIRKKDGTFRFCIDYRALNLATVSNQFPIPTADELFDELGKAKFFTKLDLRSGYHQIRMHDADIFKTAFRTHDGHFEFLVMPFGLTNAPSTFQAAMNSIFQPLLRRFVIVFFDDILVYSPTLASHCEHLTEVLSLLKAHQFYVKLSKCSFCCTTVEYLGHLIADGTLKADPRKIEAMTAWPSPRNAATDAFEALKGAMTSTPVLRLPDFTKTFYVETDASDLGIGAVLIQGGHPIAYFSRKLGPRRRVASTYHKELYAIVEAVQKWRQYLLGREFVIRSDQKSLKELLQQVVQTPDQQLYVRKLMGYNFRIEYKKGALNRAADALSRREEPDPVSETQGAEEAPAENAEDQASDTACLTAVAHPTPKLLDALRRETASLPELRELATRIHSAEAPPQFAFADGLIYFNRRILVSQASKLRRLLMEEHHSTPMAGHPGHERTFRLLAAGFFWPKMRKEVRKFVDACAVCQATKYSTQRPAGLLQPLLVPSQVWDDVSMDFVTGLPQSRGYTTIMVVVDRLSKYAHFAALPTRFDALRVAHLFVNTVVRHHGFPKTLVSDRDSVFLNAVWEEILRLSGTKLNFTTAYHPQSDGQTEIRNKGLEQYLRAFTSDRPSTWSNFLPWAELALNCFHHAGLGTSPFRALYGREPPLLVASVPSAKTPPCVAELIKERGELLVQLRNNLSRAQQRMTAMANRHRRHVEFDVGDFVWLKLQPYRQHSVAKPISAKLAKRFYGPFEVVKRIGPVAYKLRLPEGSRIHDVFHVSLLRAFVKDDPVVPLPETFVGNRPVAHPVAILDSKTLWHKGDAVEHVLVRWSDGTESPSWEPFEELVKRYPTLSLEDKEVSKAGGVVTASTESQVTASTIGGDMVAMPPPPSSAATEGEVEAAPVGELEKSTEEDTRRKLRPRKDIKQPERYRTPAAR; encoded by the exons ATGGATTCTGTTGACGACGTTCCGCGCTCCCCGCCGTTTCTGACAGGGGGGAACGCCCAAGAATTGGTAAGCGGGTCGGTACGTCGGCCGCCAGTGGGGAACCGCCGTGACAACGGTGGTCCGCCCAGACCACCACCGAGAGGGGAAACATCGGCCGCCGCTCAGCAGAGGCCGACCATGGGGACGATCGACCCGTTCACCCAGGGATTTGATCGAATTATGGAACGCTTTGACCAATTAGAAGTAAGGGTAAATAGCTTGGAGTCTCCGCACGCACGCGAGATCGATCCCCCAGACGATGATTATGATTCGGAGGATCGCGAGTACGCGGACTACAGAGAATTGGAGGAGGCCCAACGTGGCCCGAACCCTCGCCACCGCCTGCTAGGGTTTCGCGACCGGAGGGGTGCGAGGGGAGGCAGACGTGGGAGTATCTCACGTCGTGAGGATCAGAGGCGGGGTGACTGGTGGCAACACGAGGGGCCTGGTGATAATCGAATGGTGCCATATCAACCCCGCCGCCTGTCCAACTGGGACCCGCCAGCGGCACGCCAACAGGGGTGGCGAGACCCTCGACGCCGCGCGTCGTGCTGGGACCCGCCAGTACCTCGAGACCGAGGCCACTATCAACAGGGTCCCGAATCTCATCACGGGGTCAAAATGCGCGCCCCGCATTTCGACGAGTCCGACGCTACAAACTGGATATCCAGGGTCGAGTATTATTTCGATCACATCATGATGCCGGATGAGGATCGTCTCCACTACGTAGTAATGCTCTTCGACCCCCCTGCGGCGGAGTGGATCTTTAACTACAGAAACAACAACCGATATGTCACATGGACTGAGTTTCTGGAAGATGTTCGACATCGGTTCGATCCGCAGAGTTTCCGGAATTACATTGGGCCATTGGCCAAATTAGTGCAGACGGGATCGGTCGCAGAGTATCACGACACGTTCGAGAAGTATTTGAACCGGGTGGAAGGGGTCCCGGATTACATTTTAATTCCCGTTTTCATAGAGGGGCTTAAGATGCCGATTCAGGAAAAAGTCGAGCTGCAACAGCCGCAGTCGTTGGCCGAAGCCATGGCTCTGGCCCTGCGCTTAGCCGCGAACCAAGACCAGCGATACCAGCAGACCGCTTCGCAGAAAAGGCAGTGGCCTGCGAGGGATACGCGCCAGCCAGCCATGCTGCCCCCCGCATCGGGCGGCAGTTCGTCCCAGGCACCGAAATCAGGCCAGCAACCCCCGGAGCAGCAGCGGCCTCGTTTTACCCCGATTCGCGTGTCTAATGCCGAGAAATCGGAGCGCTCGCGCAAGGGGTTGTGCTGGCATTGCCCGGAGAAGTATACACCGGGGCACGTATGCGCTACCAGATTGCTCTGTTACGTGGGCGACGAGGACTGGGAAGGGTCTGGACAGGAGCTCGAGGACCAACCCCAGGACGAGGAGTTGATTACTGAGGATATCTCCCACCTTCACTCTCTAACGGGTGGGAATCGGTCGGTCCCTTTCCAAGTCGAAGGGGATTTAGGAGTCACAAGGGTGCGAATTCTAATTGACACCGGGAGTACACACAATTTCGTCCACTCCCGTTTCGCCGAGAACCTGAAACTACAGCTATCTAGTATTCGCCCTTTCCGTGTCTACGTGGGAAATGGGTCATCACTTATATGTTCGCACATTGCGCGGGGGACGAAGCTATCGATACAGGGGACGGCATTTTTGACGGATTTACACATCCTCGATGTCCATGGTTGGGATGTCATTCTCGGGATGGATTGGCTGGAATCGTTGGGTCGGATCTCTGCGGATTTTGTAGGAAAAACACTGGAGTTCAAACGAGACAATAAAACGGTGATATTACAGGGAAGTAGACCGGGACCGCAACAGATCTCCTTACATTGCTTAGCCCTATTGACGGCATCGTCCTCGACCCACGAATTCTATGAAATCGTCGCCTTGGCCCCCGATGACGCCGCGTCGACCACAGACTTTCCCCCGGATGTCCCGGAGGAGTGCCGGCTTGTCCTTGAAGCGCATAAGGCCGTGTTTGACGTCCCTGGCGGCATGCCCCCGCCCCGGCCGTTCGACCACAGGATACACTTGCTGCCGGGCACGAAACCGGTCAATGTTAGACCATATCGCTACCCGTACTTCCAGAAGAATGAAATTGAGCGGCAGGTGAAGGATATGTTATCTCAGGGGATTATACAACGAAGCCAGAGTCCCTTCTCTTCCCCGGTACTACTAATTCGAAAAAAAGATGGGACCTTTCGTTTTTGTATCGATTACCGCGCGTTGAATTTAGCGACGGTCTCCAATCAGTTCCCCATTCCTACCGCAGACGAACTGTTTGATGAATTGGGCAAGGCTAAGTTTTTCACTAAACTCGACTTACGGTCGGGTTATCACCAGATCAGAATGCATGATGCAGACATCTTTAAAACGGCTTTCCGAACGCATGACGGACATTTTGAGTTCTTGGTGATGCCTTTCGGCCTCACAAATGCCCCGTCTACCTTCCAAGCCGCGATGAACAGTATCTTCCAGCCTCTTCTGCGACGTTTCGTCATTGTGTTTTTTGATGACATCTTGGTTTATAGCCCCACGTTGGCGTCGCACTGCGAACATTTGACAGAGGTACTATCGCTCCTGAAAGCTCATCAATTCTATGTCAAATTGTCGAAATGTTCATTCTGCTGCACGACTGTTGAGTATTTGGGACACTTAATTGCAGACGGAACATTGAAGGCGGACCCCCGGAAAATTGAGGCCATGACCGCTTGGCCGTCTCCACGGAAT GCAGCCACCGACGCCTTCGAGGCTCTAAAAGGGGCGATGACATCGACGCCAGTGTTACGTCTACCGGATTTCACCAAGACCTTCTACGTCGAAACGGATGCCTCGGACCTGGGGATCGGGGCGGTATTAATACAGGGCGGCCATCCCATTGCTTACTTCAGCCGCAAGTTGGGTCCCCGTCGTCGTGTCGCCTCGACTTACCATAAGGAGCTATATGCCATTGTGGAGGCTGTGCAGAAATGGCGTCAGTATTTGTTGGGACGGGAATTTGTAATTCGTAGCGATCAGAAGAGTTTGAAAGAGTTGCTACAACAGGTGGTCCAAACACCCGATCAACAATTATATGTCCGGAAGTTAATGGGCTACAATTTCCGCATAGAATATAAGAAGGGAGCGCTAAATCGGGCGGCCGATGCGTTGTCAAGGAGAGAAGAGCCGGATCCGGTGAGTGAGACGCAGGGCGCGGAGGAGGCCCCTGCGGAGAATGCAGAGGACCAGGCGTCCGATACAGCGTGCCTCACCGCCGTCGCGCACCCGACGCCAAAGCTGCTAGACGCCTTACGGCGTGAAACAGCGTCTCTGCCCGAATTGCGGGAGCTCGCGACGCGGATTCATTCGGCGGAGGCACCCCCTCAATTCGCCTTCGCCGACGGCTTAATTTATTTCAACAGACGGATTTTAGTTAGCCAAGCATCGAAATTGAGGAGATTGTTGATGGAAGAACACCATAGTACCCCGATGGCGGGTCATCCGGGTCATGAGCGTACCTTCCGCTTGTTGGCGGCGGGattcttttggcctaaaatgcgaAAGGAGGTGCGGAAATTCGTGGACGCATGCGCAGTTTGCCAGGCCACCAAATACTCGACTCAAAGGCCAGCCGGGCTCCTGCAACCATTGCTGGTCCCCTCCCAAGTGTGGGACGATGTTTCCATGGACTTTGTCACGGGACTGCCCCAATCGCGAGGGTACACCACGATCATGGTGGTGGTCGATAGACTCTCCAAGTACGCCCACTTCGCGGCGCTACCCACTCGATTCGACGCCTTACGGGTGGCCCATTTATTCGTTAACACTGTGGTTCGTCACCACGGATTCCCGAAGACGTTGGTTTCGGACCGGGATTCGGTCTTTCTTAACGCCGTGTGGGAGGAAATCCTTCGGCTAAGCGGGACCAAATTGAATTTCACTAcggcttatcacccgcaatcggatggccAGACCGAGATTCGCAACAAAGGGTTGGAACAGTACCTAAGAGCGTTCACATCGGACAGACCATCGACGTGGTCCAATTTCCTACCTTGGGCCGAGTTGGCGCTCAATTGTTTCCACCACGCAGGCCTCGGCACCTCACCATTTCGGGCATTATATGGTCGGGAGCCGCCGTTGTTGGTCGCTTCCGTGCCATCGGCTAAGACACCTCCGTGCGTCGCAGAACTAATCAAGGAGCGGGGAGAGCTGCTTGTCCAGCTCCGAAATAATTTGTCCCGCGCCCAGCAGCGGATGACCGCGATGGCCAATCGGCACCGTCGCCACGTGGAATTTGACGTGGGCGATTTTGTATGGCTGAAGTTGCAGCCTTATCGGCAGCACTCCGTGGCAAAGCCCATCTCGGCGAAGTTGGCGAAACGTTTCTACGGGCCCTTTGAAGTGGTGAAGAGAATAGGACCCGTTGCATACAAGCTACGGTTGCCGGAGGGCAGTCGTATACATGACGTGTTCCACGTTAGCCTGTTGCGAGCTTTCGTTAAAGACGACCCCGTCGTTCCCTTACCGGAGACGTTCGTCGGGAATAGGCCCGTGGCCCACCCAGTAGCTATTCTGGACTCCAAGACGTTGTGGCACAAGGGGGATGCGGTGGAGCATGTGCTAGTGCGGTGGTCAGACGGGACGGAATCACCGTCATGGGAGCCGTTCGAGGAACTGGTGAAGCGTTACCCAACCCTCtcccttgaggacaaggaagtTTCTAAGGCAGGGGGAGTTGTTACGGCCTCGACGGAATCACAAGTGACGGCGAGTACTATAGGGGGGGACATGGTTGCAatgcctccgcctccgtcgtcgGCAGCAACAGAAGGCGAGGTCGAAGCTGCTCCGGTTGGGGAATTGGAGAAAAGTACAGAGGAGGATACGAGGAGGAAGTTGAGGCCGCGGAAAGACATCAAGCAGCCGGAACGCTACCGCACACCAGCTGCTCGATAG
- the LOC121779860 gene encoding surfeit locus protein 1-like, whose amino-acid sequence MEAIEINDECLSLKKNVEFRKMKMKGFFDEKKSILVVEETYTDSDPFAYEYSLLTPFVFLPQNSASVSSGVLVNRGRVPREWADYTKIEKLQSHEIVRDFPQKEKLSSIGVVNNNTSNILKWLLFSAISRPQPIEFVGVIRGRERLGTLAGAVGLHPEATLYVEQIQDKSAHLANTTLYNDAHMLAHYAHMRKDHIHMIILWYCSSAGMFQLGRWLMKNL is encoded by the exons ATGGAAGCGATTGAGATTAATGATGAGTGTTTGAGTTTGAAGAAGAATGTGGAGTTTAGAAAAATGAAGATGAAAGGATTTTTTGATGAGAAGAAGTCGATTTTAGTTGTGGAAGAGACATATACAGATTCTGATCCTTTTGCATATGAATATAGCCTCCTAACTCCCTTTGTTTTTCTCCCTCAAAACAG TGCCAGTGTAAGTTCAGGTGTACTAGTGAACAGAGGGCGTGTCCCACGGGAATGGGCAGATTATACCAAAATTGAGAAGCTTCAATCCCATGAGATTGTTAGAGATTTTCCCCAAAAG GAGAAGCTTTCATCCATTGGAGTTGTGAacaataatactagtaatatattGAAGTGGCTATTATTCTCAGCCATCTCGCGGCCTCAGCCTATTGAATTTGTTGGAGTTATAAGGGGCAGAGAGCGGCTTGGCACGCTTGCTGGTGCCGTGGGGCTTCATCCAGAGGCAACCCTCTATGTTGAACAAATTCAAGATAAAAGTGCTCATTTAGCCAACACCACTCTTTACAATGATGCACATATGCTGGCCCATTATGCTCATATGAGGAAGGACCATATTCATATGATCATACTCTG GTACTGTAGCTCGGCTGGAATGTTTCAACTTGGTAGATGGCTAATGAAAAATCTCTGA